One genomic region from Anabaena sp. PCC 7108 encodes:
- a CDS encoding M48 family metallopeptidase, with protein sequence MLENSPISNIVAISLVISSIITLIYFSWRTLITSKSFQKGIELFQAKDYEGAESEFRKVIAINSTNDIVRLLLGDLLNHKGQIAEAKELFNEVIHRSPKNADAYLRLSNILLLENNQEAAINNLQTAKDLFQKQRQPQKAETITKILQDIHNHHK encoded by the coding sequence ATGTTAGAAAATTCACCAATTAGTAATATTGTTGCTATATCTTTAGTGATTTCCAGCATCATCACACTAATTTATTTTAGCTGGAGAACATTGATTACCTCCAAATCCTTCCAAAAAGGAATTGAACTTTTTCAGGCTAAAGATTATGAAGGTGCAGAATCAGAGTTTCGTAAAGTAATTGCCATCAACTCTACTAATGATATAGTTAGGTTGTTGTTGGGTGATCTTCTAAATCATAAAGGACAAATTGCCGAAGCCAAAGAATTATTTAATGAAGTAATTCACCGCAGTCCCAAAAATGCCGATGCTTACCTGAGGTTGTCAAATATCTTGTTACTAGAAAACAATCAAGAAGCAGCAATAAATAATCTCCAAACAGCAAAAGACCTATTTCAAAAACAGCGTCAACCACAAAAAGCAGAAACAATAACTAAAATTCTCCAAGATATTCACAATCATCATAAATGA
- a CDS encoding Tab2/Atab2 family RNA-binding protein: MGLVWQADFYRSPLRDAAGQILWELLICDETRRFEFVATCPQSQANSRWVTEQLQLAGGEKLPDVIQVFRPQSLSLIAAAGRNLGINVEPTRKTLALKQWLAAKQYPVVVDKPPPAPLPENLWGEEWRFATILAGNLLDEFTERPIPVIHIPEFLKPINLGLASTVSVPGVVIYGGRQSMRLARWLQEADAVSLNYIAGAPDGLILEAGLVDRWILATFEDTEVSAAAQVYEQRKQLSKGLHFLLIQPDDSGMTYSGFWLLQAEN; this comes from the coding sequence ATGGGTCTGGTTTGGCAGGCTGATTTTTATCGTAGCCCACTACGAGATGCAGCAGGGCAGATATTGTGGGAGTTGTTGATTTGTGACGAGACTCGCCGCTTTGAGTTCGTGGCTACCTGTCCTCAGTCACAAGCTAATTCCCGTTGGGTGACTGAACAACTTCAGTTAGCAGGTGGTGAAAAGTTACCAGATGTAATTCAGGTCTTTCGCCCCCAGTCTTTGAGTTTAATTGCAGCGGCTGGTCGCAATTTGGGTATTAATGTTGAACCTACCCGCAAGACTTTGGCACTAAAACAGTGGTTGGCAGCAAAGCAATATCCTGTCGTTGTAGATAAACCACCTCCAGCACCATTACCGGAAAATCTCTGGGGGGAAGAGTGGCGTTTTGCTACAATTCTTGCAGGTAATCTCTTGGATGAGTTTACAGAGCGCCCTATTCCTGTTATTCATATACCAGAATTTCTGAAACCGATTAATCTTGGTTTAGCATCAACTGTGTCCGTTCCCGGTGTGGTAATTTATGGTGGACGGCAGTCTATGCGTTTGGCGCGGTGGTTACAGGAAGCTGATGCTGTATCGTTAAATTACATTGCTGGTGCGCCTGATGGTTTGATTTTAGAAGCTGGTTTGGTAGATAGATGGATTTTGGCGACTTTTGAAGATACTGAAGTTTCTGCTGCTGCTCAGGTATATGAACAGCGAAAACAGTTAAGTAAGGGATTGCATTTTTTATTGATACAACCGGATGATTCTGGGATGACTTACAGTGGTTTTTGGTTGTTGCAGGCGGAGAATTGA
- the queA gene encoding tRNA preQ1(34) S-adenosylmethionine ribosyltransferase-isomerase QueA has protein sequence MPSLEAENVNLDRLLSGYDYQLPSELIAQNPAVPRDTSRLMVVNSPSIGQEISPLNYIFRDLPELLKPGDLLIMNNTKVISARLYGRKSTGAEVEVLLLEERQHNCWLALVKPGKRFKVGTQIIFDGSQDLDDGSKGKNIVSISTLTATVVESDPDTGGRLLQFDLPEKISLLEVLDQFGDVPLPPYINASTSAAEQYQTVYAQQKGAIAAPTAGLHFTPELLDKLRDRGINQAFVTLHVGVGTFRPVEVEDVTTHQMHEEWIEVNATTIEQIRTTKAAGGRIIAVGTTVVRTLEGLAQFGDLQPYVGKINLFIYPGYQWRVVEGLITNFHLPRSSLLMLVSALIGRQRLLKIYQEAIAAKYRFYSFGDAMLILPEGTMSAE, from the coding sequence ATGCCTAGCCTAGAAGCAGAAAATGTTAATTTAGATCGTTTGTTATCTGGGTATGACTACCAACTACCAAGCGAACTGATTGCCCAAAATCCGGCTGTTCCTAGAGATACTTCCCGGTTAATGGTGGTCAATTCTCCTAGTATAGGTCAGGAAATATCACCGCTAAATTATATTTTTCGGGATTTACCTGAACTACTAAAACCTGGAGATTTGTTGATCATGAATAATACAAAAGTCATATCAGCACGTTTGTATGGACGCAAGTCAACAGGGGCAGAAGTGGAAGTTTTGCTGTTGGAAGAAAGACAGCATAACTGTTGGTTAGCTTTGGTAAAACCAGGAAAACGCTTTAAAGTTGGAACACAAATTATTTTTGATGGTTCTCAAGATTTAGATGACGGGAGTAAGGGTAAAAATATAGTATCAATTTCCACATTGACGGCTACAGTTGTGGAATCAGATCCAGACACGGGAGGGAGGTTATTACAATTTGATTTACCAGAAAAAATCTCGTTGCTAGAGGTTTTAGATCAATTTGGAGATGTGCCATTACCGCCTTATATAAATGCATCAACATCTGCGGCTGAACAGTATCAAACTGTGTATGCCCAACAAAAAGGTGCGATCGCAGCCCCAACGGCAGGATTACACTTTACACCAGAACTGTTGGATAAATTGCGCGATCGCGGTATTAATCAAGCTTTTGTGACGCTGCACGTTGGAGTCGGGACTTTTCGTCCTGTGGAAGTCGAAGATGTAACTACTCACCAAATGCATGAAGAATGGATTGAAGTCAATGCTACGACAATTGAGCAAATCCGGACTACTAAAGCCGCTGGAGGGCGCATTATTGCCGTTGGAACCACGGTAGTTCGGACATTAGAAGGTTTGGCTCAATTTGGGGATTTGCAACCCTATGTAGGCAAAATAAATCTGTTTATTTATCCTGGCTATCAATGGCGGGTAGTAGAGGGTCTAATTACTAATTTTCACTTACCACGTTCGAGTTTATTGATGCTGGTAAGTGCTTTAATTGGTCGGCAGAGGTTATTGAAGATTTACCAAGAAGCGATCGCTGCTAAATATCGTTTTTATTCTTTTGGTGATGCCATGCTGATTTTACCTGAAGGAACTATGAGTGCTGAGTAA
- a CDS encoding TldD/PmbA family protein translates to MPKTLADVQNLLSELIARYSHRVDYLMIRLEEAEGTDILLRGDKVETLSEGISIGGHVRACYKGGWGLSSFNQLATIKERIEEAIAAARIVGDEETILAPIDPIQAICNLPLTGIDPRTVSLKQKKELCDRYTDLLKNVDSRITTTSVRYSDSAQRVILASSEGTLIEQSWVDMEMRFAATARNGDTVQTGRETTGSRKAYQDLTDLDTQVKSAAQRAVTALSLPPVKGNTYTVVIDPILSGLFVHEAFGHLSEADMAYENPDLLEVMTLGRRFGSEELQIFDGAAPEGHRGSYFYDDEGTPATTTQLIEDGVLVGRLHSRETAGKLEEAPTGNARCLNYHFMPIVRMTNTWIKRGNTPVADLFTDIKEGVYARNWLGGMTNGEMFTFSAGEAWMIRNGKIAEPVKDVTLSGNVFQTLADIEGIGDDFYWDESGGCGKGGQNGLPVGCGGPSLRIKDVVVGGEADN, encoded by the coding sequence ATGCCAAAGACACTTGCTGACGTACAAAATTTACTCTCTGAGTTAATAGCCCGTTATTCCCACCGTGTAGATTATCTGATGATTCGCCTAGAAGAAGCAGAAGGAACAGATATCTTGTTGCGTGGTGACAAGGTAGAAACCCTCAGCGAAGGTATTTCTATTGGTGGTCATGTTCGTGCTTGTTATAAAGGTGGCTGGGGGTTAAGTAGTTTTAACCAGTTGGCTACGATTAAGGAAAGAATTGAAGAAGCGATCGCAGCAGCGCGGATAGTGGGAGATGAAGAAACCATACTCGCACCCATTGATCCCATACAAGCTATATGTAATTTACCCCTAACAGGTATCGATCCACGTACAGTTTCCCTAAAACAGAAAAAAGAATTGTGCGATCGCTATACCGACTTACTCAAAAACGTTGATTCCCGCATCACCACCACCTCAGTCCGTTATAGTGACAGCGCCCAAAGAGTCATTCTCGCATCCTCCGAAGGAACTCTAATTGAGCAATCTTGGGTAGATATGGAAATGCGCTTTGCAGCCACAGCCAGAAACGGCGACACCGTACAAACTGGTAGAGAAACCACCGGCTCACGCAAAGCATACCAAGACTTAACAGATTTAGATACCCAAGTCAAGAGCGCCGCCCAAAGAGCCGTTACCGCTTTATCCTTACCACCAGTCAAAGGTAATACTTATACCGTAGTTATTGACCCAATTCTCAGTGGTTTATTTGTTCATGAAGCTTTTGGACATCTTTCCGAAGCTGACATGGCCTATGAAAACCCAGACTTACTGGAAGTTATGACCCTTGGTCGTCGCTTTGGTTCCGAAGAACTGCAAATTTTTGATGGTGCAGCCCCAGAAGGTCATCGTGGTAGTTATTTTTACGACGATGAAGGCACACCCGCGACAACTACGCAATTAATTGAAGATGGAGTTTTAGTCGGACGTTTGCATTCCCGTGAAACTGCTGGCAAATTAGAAGAAGCACCCACAGGTAATGCTCGCTGTCTGAATTATCACTTTATGCCCATTGTGCGAATGACAAACACTTGGATTAAAAGGGGTAATACACCAGTTGCAGACTTATTTACTGACATCAAAGAAGGAGTCTATGCCCGGAATTGGTTAGGTGGAATGACAAATGGAGAAATGTTCACCTTTAGCGCTGGGGAAGCATGGATGATTAGAAACGGCAAAATTGCAGAACCAGTCAAGGATGTAACACTTTCAGGTAATGTTTTCCAAACCCTAGCGGATATTGAAGGCATCGGTGATGATTTTTACTGGGATGAATCAGGTGGATGTGGTAAAGGTGGACAAAACGGTTTACCCGTAGGTTGTGGTGGCCCAAGTCTGCGAATAAAAGATGTCGTCGTCGGAGGAGAAGCTGATAATTAA
- a CDS encoding TrkA family potassium uptake protein produces the protein MNLSSLKFFRSLRQDNHQFAVIGLGRFGRSVCSTLHNLGYQVLATDIEEKRVSEALTEEIVSHAVQIDSTEPAALKEAGIFEFDTVIVAIGNYIQESIITTLNVKEAGVPHVVAKASSEVHRKLLKRVGADHVVFPEYEAGCALARTLTKPSILDRFDLDPDHSIVELIVPDDFNGKTVAEIQLRNRYGLNLLAVSQDGKFKINPDPTKRLERGSAMVVIGCNKDINRLPI, from the coding sequence ATGAATCTGTCATCATTAAAGTTTTTTCGCAGTTTACGTCAAGATAATCACCAATTTGCCGTAATTGGCTTAGGTCGTTTTGGACGTTCTGTTTGTTCAACATTACATAATCTAGGATATCAAGTTCTAGCCACAGATATTGAAGAAAAGCGCGTTTCAGAAGCATTAACTGAGGAAATAGTTAGTCATGCTGTACAAATAGACTCAACGGAACCTGCGGCACTTAAAGAAGCTGGTATTTTTGAATTTGATACCGTAATTGTGGCAATTGGTAACTATATTCAGGAAAGTATTATCACAACTCTTAATGTAAAAGAAGCTGGTGTACCTCATGTAGTTGCTAAGGCTTCTAGTGAAGTCCACCGCAAGCTGTTAAAGCGAGTGGGAGCAGATCATGTAGTGTTTCCAGAGTATGAGGCAGGTTGTGCTTTAGCACGGACACTCACTAAACCATCAATTTTAGATCGATTTGATCTCGACCCAGACCACAGCATTGTTGAGTTGATTGTCCCTGATGATTTTAACGGCAAAACTGTTGCTGAAATTCAACTTCGTAATCGTTATGGTTTGAATCTATTAGCAGTGAGTCAGGATGGAAAATTTAAGATTAATCCTGACCCGACCAAACGTCTAGAACGTGGTTCCGCAATGGTAGTTATTGGCTGCAATAAAGATATTAACCGCTTGCCAATTTGA
- a CDS encoding TrkH family potassium uptake protein gives MTVARTICLGFLAVILLGTILLIMPFSTSSGTWNDPIVALFTSTSAVCVTGLAVVDTGTDFSFWGQFFIALLAQIGGLGYMTTTTFLILLIGRRFDLRQKVAIQQALDRPGMSGSSQIIRSIIATTLIFEITGILLLLPAFIPNYGWHQGIWLAIFHSISAWNNAGFSLFKDSLTSYQSSNLVVFTITGLIIFGGIGYQVILDIYLWLRDRILRKPHAIVFSLDFKVATSTTLILLVVGSIAFFFIEIRNPNTFGNFTFPNQLLLAWFQSVTTRTAGFNTIDIGTMTDAGLFITIAMMFIGASPGGTGGGIKTTTFRVLTSCTQAILQGKEEVLLYDRKIAISLILKAVGVVFGSLATVIAATILISLTDPKLDFIQILFEVVSAFATVGLSTGITSGVSTAAKLILIVTMYIGRVGILLLMSAMLGDPRPSRVHYPEENLLVG, from the coding sequence ATGACTGTTGCTCGCACAATTTGCTTGGGATTTCTGGCTGTCATCCTGCTAGGAACCATTTTGCTGATCATGCCTTTCTCAACTAGCAGTGGTACTTGGAATGACCCAATTGTGGCACTATTCACCTCAACTTCCGCAGTTTGTGTCACTGGTTTAGCTGTAGTTGATACTGGTACTGATTTTTCCTTTTGGGGTCAGTTTTTTATTGCACTTTTAGCTCAAATTGGTGGTCTAGGTTATATGACAACTACCACCTTTCTCATTTTATTAATTGGGCGGAGATTTGACTTGCGGCAAAAAGTAGCAATTCAACAAGCTTTAGATCGTCCTGGGATGAGTGGTAGCTCCCAAATTATTCGCTCAATTATTGCGACAACATTGATTTTTGAAATAACTGGTATATTATTATTGCTACCAGCTTTTATTCCCAATTATGGCTGGCATCAAGGAATTTGGTTAGCAATTTTTCATAGTATTAGCGCTTGGAATAATGCTGGATTTAGTTTATTTAAAGATAGTTTAACTAGCTATCAATCATCTAACTTAGTAGTTTTCACAATTACAGGATTAATTATTTTTGGAGGCATTGGCTATCAGGTAATTTTAGATATATATCTTTGGTTGCGTGATAGAATTTTGAGGAAACCTCATGCTATAGTATTTTCTCTTGATTTTAAAGTAGCAACTAGTACAACTTTAATACTTTTAGTAGTAGGATCAATAGCCTTTTTCTTTATAGAAATCAGAAATCCTAACACCTTTGGCAATTTTACTTTTCCTAACCAGTTATTATTAGCATGGTTTCAATCAGTGACTACTAGAACTGCTGGATTTAATACCATTGATATTGGCACAATGACAGATGCTGGTTTATTTATTACCATTGCCATGATGTTTATTGGTGCAAGTCCAGGTGGTACAGGAGGAGGGATAAAAACAACAACATTTCGAGTTCTAACTAGTTGTACACAAGCTATTCTGCAAGGGAAAGAGGAAGTTTTATTATATGATCGTAAAATAGCAATATCACTGATATTAAAAGCTGTGGGTGTGGTTTTTGGTTCTTTAGCTACTGTAATTGCAGCAACAATTTTAATTAGTCTTACAGATCCTAAATTAGATTTTATTCAAATTTTATTTGAAGTAGTATCAGCTTTTGCTACAGTCGGTCTTTCTACAGGTATTACTAGTGGTGTTTCTACAGCAGCAAAATTGATTTTAATTGTCACAATGTATATTGGCAGAGTTGGTATTCTATTATTAATGTCAGCTATGTTGGGTGATCCCCGCCCTAGCAGAGTTCATTATCCTGAAGAAAATTTACTCGTAGGATAG
- a CDS encoding uroporphyrinogen-III synthase — translation MDSNLPLSPLAGKTILVTRSVGQSSQFSDRLIATGATVIEMPALEIGPPSSWFALDEAIANLSSFNWLILTSSNGVEYFFTRLHSKGKDHSSLAEIKIAVVGQKTAQSLKKYNIRPNFIPPHFIADSLVRSFPENLAGKKILFPRVESGGREVLVKELTVKGANVIEVPTYESCCPQTIPPEAELALRNRAIDVITFASSKTVQFFCLLTASKFTDGITHYLEKVSIASIGPQTSQTCHDLFGRVDIEAEEYTLDGLTNAIIKWANRG, via the coding sequence GTGGATAGCAATTTACCCTTATCTCCCCTCGCAGGAAAAACCATTTTAGTTACACGTTCAGTTGGACAGTCCAGCCAATTTAGCGATCGCTTGATTGCCACAGGTGCTACAGTAATTGAAATGCCAGCTTTAGAAATTGGACCTCCTTCAAGTTGGTTTGCTTTAGATGAAGCGATCGCTAATTTATCTAGTTTCAACTGGTTAATTCTTACTTCCAGTAACGGAGTAGAATACTTTTTTACTAGACTCCACAGCAAAGGTAAAGATCACAGTTCCTTAGCTGAGATAAAAATTGCAGTTGTTGGTCAAAAAACAGCCCAAAGTCTAAAAAAATACAATATTCGTCCCAATTTTATTCCTCCCCACTTTATCGCTGACTCTTTAGTCAGAAGCTTTCCCGAAAACTTAGCGGGTAAAAAGATTTTATTTCCCAGAGTAGAAAGTGGTGGAAGAGAAGTTTTAGTCAAAGAATTAACCGTTAAAGGTGCAAATGTCATAGAAGTTCCTACCTATGAATCTTGCTGTCCTCAAACTATTCCTCCAGAAGCAGAGTTGGCTTTGCGAAACCGTGCGATAGATGTGATCACCTTTGCTAGTTCTAAAACTGTACAATTTTTCTGTCTATTAACCGCAAGTAAATTTACAGATGGAATCACACATTACTTAGAGAAAGTTTCCATTGCTTCTATCGGTCCCCAAACTTCCCAAACTTGTCATGATTTATTTGGTCGTGTCGATATAGAAGCTGAGGAATATACTTTAGATGGCTTAACAAATGCTATTATAAAATGGGCAAATCGAGGTTAA
- a CDS encoding methyltransferase domain-containing protein gives MSTTLYQQIQQFYDASSGLWEQIWGEHMHHGYYGPTGNQRKERRLAQIDLIEELLKWSEVKGAENILDVGCGIGGSSLYLAEKFGAKATGITLSPVQAARATERAREANLNTRSQFLVANAQEMPFADNSFDLVWSLESGEHMPDKTKFLQECYRVLKPGGTLIMVTWCHRPTDKKPLTTDEQRHLEDIYRVYCLPYVISLPEYEAIARQLPLNNIRTADWSTAVAPFWNRVIDSAFTPEAVLGLLLSGWSTIQGALSLGLMRRGYERGLIKFGLLCGNK, from the coding sequence ATGAGTACAACACTTTATCAACAAATTCAACAATTTTACGATGCTTCCTCCGGTTTGTGGGAACAGATTTGGGGAGAACATATGCATCATGGCTACTATGGTCCTACGGGGAACCAGCGGAAAGAAAGACGTTTAGCGCAAATTGATTTAATCGAAGAACTGCTGAAATGGTCAGAGGTCAAGGGTGCAGAGAATATCTTAGATGTAGGTTGTGGTATTGGTGGCAGTTCTTTATACTTAGCAGAAAAGTTTGGTGCTAAGGCCACGGGAATTACTCTGAGTCCTGTGCAAGCCGCCAGAGCCACAGAAAGAGCAAGAGAAGCTAATTTGAATACCCGCAGTCAGTTTCTCGTCGCCAATGCTCAAGAAATGCCTTTTGCTGACAATTCTTTTGACTTAGTCTGGTCGCTGGAGAGTGGTGAACATATGCCAGATAAAACCAAGTTTTTGCAAGAATGTTACCGGGTGTTGAAGCCCGGAGGTACTTTGATTATGGTAACTTGGTGTCATCGACCTACGGATAAAAAACCTCTGACTACTGATGAACAAAGGCATTTAGAGGATATTTATCGAGTTTATTGTTTACCTTATGTGATTTCGTTACCAGAGTATGAAGCGATCGCTCGTCAACTACCATTAAACAATATCCGCACGGCTGATTGGTCAACCGCTGTGGCTCCATTTTGGAATCGGGTAATTGATTCAGCATTCACCCCCGAAGCAGTTTTAGGATTACTGCTTTCTGGTTGGAGTACAATTCAAGGGGCGCTTTCTTTAGGGCTAATGCGTCGGGGTTATGAACGGGGTTTAATTAAATTTGGGTTATTGTGCGGAAATAAGTAA
- the coaE gene encoding dephospho-CoA kinase (Dephospho-CoA kinase (CoaE) performs the final step in coenzyme A biosynthesis.), which translates to MTKRLIGLTGGIATGKSTVANYLHSAYNLPILDADIYARDAVSIGSSTLAQIAARYGQEILLSDGNLNRQKLGEIVFKESEERTWLESVIHPYVRNCFSQAINESSANTLVLVIPLLFEVGLENLVSEIWVVYCSPEQQQQRLIQRNHLNSEQAAARINSQLPIAEKVAKADIVLDNSSTLESFLEQVDVAIKKNIDITKLPI; encoded by the coding sequence ATGACTAAACGTTTAATCGGTTTAACAGGTGGTATAGCTACAGGTAAAAGTACAGTAGCTAATTATTTGCATAGTGCTTATAATTTGCCAATTTTAGATGCGGATATTTATGCTAGAGATGCAGTATCTATAGGTTCATCTACTCTCGCACAAATTGCCGCAAGATATGGTCAAGAAATTTTACTTTCTGATGGAAATTTAAATCGTCAAAAGTTAGGAGAAATTGTTTTTAAAGAATCAGAAGAACGAACTTGGCTAGAAAGTGTCATACATCCTTATGTGCGAAATTGTTTTTCTCAAGCTATTAATGAATCATCTGCAAATACTTTAGTTTTAGTGATACCTTTGTTATTTGAAGTTGGTTTAGAAAATCTAGTTAGCGAAATTTGGGTTGTATATTGTTCACCAGAACAGCAACAACAAAGATTAATCCAGCGCAATCATTTAAACAGCGAACAAGCCGCAGCCAGAATTAATAGCCAATTACCAATTGCAGAAAAAGTAGCCAAGGCTGATATAGTATTAGATAACTCCTCTACTTTAGAATCATTTCTAGAACAAGTAGATGTAGCAATCAAGAAAAATATAGATATAACCAAATTACCAATATGA
- a CDS encoding homogentisate phytyltransferase, which translates to MSQFYQQNSPILKGKWLYAFWKFSRPHTIIGTTLSVLSLYLITLGVTSTSLSSINLGQVLGAWVACICGNIYIVGLNQLEDVDIDKINKPHLPIASGEFTKEQGQLIVIITGILALIIAWLNGPFLLGMVALSLAIGTAYSLPPIRLKQYPFWAALCIFSVRGTIVNLGLFFHFNWLLQKSQGIPAAVWVLTVFILVFTFAIAIFKDIPDMEGDRLYNITTFTLQMGQKAVFKLALWVLTVCYLGMILVALFKIAEVNSIFLVITQLVTLIVMWWQSAGVDLQDKSAIAGFYQFIWKLFFIEYLIFPIACILA; encoded by the coding sequence ATGAGTCAGTTTTATCAACAGAATTCTCCAATTTTAAAGGGAAAGTGGCTTTATGCTTTTTGGAAGTTTTCCCGACCTCACACTATTATTGGTACAACTTTAAGTGTGTTGAGTTTATATTTGATTACCCTGGGTGTCACTTCCACAAGCTTATCTAGTATTAATCTTGGTCAAGTTTTGGGAGCTTGGGTTGCTTGTATCTGTGGTAATATCTATATAGTTGGTTTAAACCAATTAGAAGATGTTGATATTGACAAAATCAATAAGCCTCATTTACCCATAGCATCAGGAGAATTCACCAAAGAACAAGGACAATTAATTGTCATTATTACTGGTATTTTAGCACTAATTATAGCCTGGTTAAATGGACCATTTTTATTAGGAATGGTAGCTCTGAGTTTGGCAATTGGTACAGCTTATTCTTTACCACCAATTCGCTTAAAACAGTATCCCTTTTGGGCAGCATTATGTATTTTTTCAGTGCGGGGAACAATTGTTAATTTAGGTCTGTTTTTTCATTTTAACTGGCTATTACAAAAAAGCCAAGGCATTCCCGCAGCAGTATGGGTTTTGACGGTGTTTATCTTGGTGTTTACCTTTGCAATTGCTATCTTTAAAGATATTCCTGATATGGAAGGTGATCGCCTTTACAATATCACAACTTTTACCCTACAAATGGGACAAAAAGCAGTATTTAAACTTGCACTTTGGGTCTTAACTGTTTGCTATTTAGGGATGATTCTTGTAGCTTTGTTCAAAATAGCAGAAGTTAACTCAATATTCCTAGTAATTACTCAGTTAGTAACTTTAATTGTCATGTGGTGGCAAAGTGCAGGAGTTGACTTACAAGATAAAAGTGCAATTGCGGGATTTTATCAATTTATCTGGAAACTGTTTTTCATCGAATATCTAATTTTTCCTATTGCCTGTATTTTGGCTTAA
- a CDS encoding tetratricopeptide repeat protein translates to MSKTIQSNQCLHRQFKASFNKKYAQQVSILLASSAFLLLGLPIITDLPGSKLLAQNVVSQNLDAAILYQLAVTRYQRQDLQGAEFAFRQALQRDPNIGMARNYLGNIFLEQNRLDLAVQEYGEAIRLNPNSGDAYYNLGLALQKQGQKEAAITAYRQALVASPTMAAAHYNLGLILYEQEQRQEAIAAFQQAINLDGNNSSAYFNLAIASQQEGQVEQAITAYRQALKLNPENTVAYNNLGSLMVIQGQPSQAITIYQQAIRQNPKNALAYYNLGVTLYNQGNLKEANQALKRARKEYGEQGNTEKAVKIDEMTQKITEYLIPKKPQISQTATPTPTSNSDVVLPAPEQAMPINSTDMPNTVEQRSR, encoded by the coding sequence ATGTCTAAAACAATTCAAAGTAATCAGTGCTTACACAGGCAGTTTAAAGCATCATTCAACAAAAAATATGCACAGCAAGTAAGTATTTTATTAGCTTCTTCGGCGTTTCTCTTATTAGGATTACCGATAATTACTGATTTACCTGGTAGTAAGTTATTGGCACAAAATGTGGTTTCTCAGAATTTGGACGCAGCTATCTTGTATCAACTGGCAGTGACACGTTATCAGCGCCAAGATTTACAAGGTGCAGAATTTGCATTTCGTCAAGCCTTGCAGCGAGATCCTAACATTGGCATGGCGCGGAATTATTTAGGTAATATATTTTTGGAGCAAAATCGCCTAGATTTAGCTGTGCAAGAATATGGAGAAGCCATTAGACTTAATCCTAACTCTGGAGATGCTTATTACAATTTGGGGTTAGCTTTACAAAAACAAGGACAAAAAGAAGCAGCAATTACTGCTTATCGTCAAGCATTAGTAGCAAGTCCGACAATGGCTGCGGCTCATTATAATTTAGGTTTGATATTATACGAACAAGAACAGCGACAGGAAGCGATCGCAGCTTTTCAACAAGCAATAAATTTAGATGGGAACAACTCCAGTGCTTACTTTAATTTAGCGATCGCATCCCAACAAGAAGGTCAAGTAGAACAAGCCATCACAGCCTATCGTCAAGCCCTAAAGCTAAATCCTGAGAATACCGTAGCCTACAACAATTTGGGCAGTCTCATGGTAATTCAGGGTCAACCCTCCCAAGCCATTACCATTTACCAACAAGCTATTCGCCAAAATCCCAAAAATGCTTTAGCTTACTATAACTTAGGCGTAACTTTATATAATCAAGGCAATCTCAAAGAAGCTAATCAAGCCTTAAAACGCGCTCGTAAAGAGTATGGTGAACAAGGAAATACTGAGAAAGCTGTAAAAATTGATGAAATGACACAGAAAATCACTGAGTATTTAATACCAAAAAAACCCCAAATTAGTCAAACCGCAACCCCAACTCCTACTTCTAACAGTGATGTAGTACTACCTGCACCTGAGCAAGCAATGCCAATTAATTCAACTGATATGCCTAATACAGTTGAACAACGGTCTCGATGA